A single region of the Streptomyces sp. NBC_01381 genome encodes:
- a CDS encoding ABC transporter ATP-binding protein: MTTDEPLLSAGDLHITFPGRRGAPPARAVDGVDLAIKPAEIVALVGESGCGKTTLARSLLGLVAPTSGKVTFGGKPLDYSGRALKAYRKRVQLVLQDPSGSLNPRHTVYEAVAEGLRIHKYGGDEQAAVADALSRAGLRPPERFFLRYPHELSGGQRQRVVIAGALVLEPELIVADEPVASLDASVRGEILALLLRLRDELGLSALVVTHDLGLAWNIADRVAVMYLGRIVETGTVEEVLTSPQHPYTQALLSVLPEAPGDPVVLTGEPPDPSRIPGGCRFHARCQVLASGEAERAGVADRCRTEDLPVLSGAGETQVACHWATADVSASGV, encoded by the coding sequence ATGACCACGGACGAGCCCCTCCTTTCGGCGGGCGATCTGCACATCACGTTCCCCGGCCGCCGCGGCGCGCCGCCCGCGCGCGCGGTGGACGGCGTGGACCTCGCCATCAAGCCCGCCGAGATCGTCGCCCTGGTCGGCGAGTCGGGCTGCGGCAAGACGACGCTGGCCCGCTCGCTGCTCGGCCTGGTGGCGCCGACCTCCGGAAAGGTGACGTTCGGCGGCAAGCCGCTGGACTACTCGGGCCGCGCGCTCAAGGCGTACCGCAAGCGCGTCCAGCTGGTGCTCCAGGATCCCAGCGGCTCCCTGAATCCCCGCCACACCGTGTACGAGGCGGTCGCCGAGGGGCTGCGCATCCACAAGTACGGGGGTGACGAGCAGGCGGCGGTCGCCGACGCGCTCTCGCGGGCCGGTCTGCGCCCGCCGGAGCGGTTCTTCCTGCGCTACCCGCACGAGCTGTCGGGCGGTCAGCGCCAGCGCGTCGTCATCGCGGGCGCGCTGGTCCTGGAGCCCGAACTGATCGTCGCGGACGAGCCGGTGGCCTCGCTCGACGCCTCCGTACGCGGCGAGATCCTGGCCCTGCTGCTGCGGCTGCGCGACGAACTCGGGCTCTCCGCCCTGGTGGTGACGCACGACCTGGGCCTCGCCTGGAACATCGCGGACCGCGTGGCGGTGATGTATCTGGGCCGGATCGTCGAGACGGGCACGGTGGAGGAGGTCCTGACCTCGCCCCAACACCCGTACACCCAGGCTCTGTTGTCGGTCCTCCCGGAGGCGCCCGGCGATCCGGTGGTCCTCACGGGCGAGCCGCCGGACCCGTCCCGCATCCCGGGCGGCTGCCGGTTCCACGCCCGCTGCCAGGTGCTTGCCTCTGGCGAGGCAGAGCGGGCGGGTGTCGCGGACCGCTGCCGGACGGAGGATCTGCCGGTGCTGTCCGGCGCCGGCGAGACGCAGGTGGCGTGCCATTGGGCGACGGCCGACGTCAGCGCGTCCGGGGTCTGA
- a CDS encoding ABC transporter permease — MTADSNPALLDTEGAAATDDPAPAGPSARGPRARNTRAYLQYVAGKLGGAAVSLFAVLVTSFFLFRLIPGDPVKQMTGGKRVSAEQLAAMRKEFGLDQPVMTQFFDYCGNALTGDFGTSYQFHAPVIDKITDALPATLLLTGTAFLLYTLIGVWLGTRTAWRNGGLGDRVHTGLALTLYSVPSFWLGLLLIITFSVGAGPIPGLFPTGGMESGGETGIAYVIDVAHHMVLPVVTLVAVGYAQTLLVMRSSLLDEMGSDYLTTARAKGLRDDLVRRRHAVPNAMLPTVTLMFVNLGTVVAGAILVETVFSWPGLGGLFYSALSVPDLPLVQGLFFVFAAAVILMNTLADVIYPLLDPRVGR, encoded by the coding sequence ATGACCGCTGACAGCAATCCCGCACTGCTCGACACCGAGGGCGCCGCGGCGACCGACGATCCGGCACCCGCCGGGCCGTCGGCCCGCGGCCCCCGGGCCCGCAACACCCGCGCCTATCTCCAGTACGTGGCGGGCAAGCTGGGCGGCGCCGCCGTCTCGCTGTTCGCCGTCCTCGTCACCAGCTTCTTCCTGTTCCGTCTCATCCCGGGCGACCCGGTGAAGCAGATGACGGGCGGAAAGCGCGTGTCGGCCGAGCAACTGGCCGCGATGCGCAAGGAGTTCGGCCTCGACCAGCCGGTCATGACGCAGTTCTTCGACTACTGCGGCAACGCGCTGACGGGCGACTTCGGCACCTCGTACCAGTTCCACGCCCCGGTGATCGACAAGATCACCGACGCGCTGCCCGCGACGCTCCTGCTCACCGGCACCGCGTTCCTCCTCTACACCCTCATCGGCGTCTGGCTCGGCACCCGCACGGCCTGGCGCAACGGCGGGCTCGGAGACCGCGTGCACACCGGCCTCGCGCTCACCCTCTACTCCGTGCCGTCCTTCTGGCTCGGGCTCCTTCTCATCATCACCTTCTCGGTGGGCGCGGGCCCCATTCCGGGGCTCTTCCCGACCGGCGGGATGGAATCGGGCGGCGAGACCGGCATCGCGTACGTCATCGATGTCGCGCACCACATGGTGCTTCCCGTCGTCACGCTCGTCGCCGTCGGCTACGCGCAGACGCTCCTCGTGATGCGCTCCTCGCTGCTCGACGAAATGGGCAGCGACTATCTGACGACGGCCCGTGCCAAGGGGCTTCGGGACGATCTCGTACGCCGTCGGCACGCCGTCCCGAACGCGATGCTGCCCACGGTCACGCTGATGTTCGTGAACCTCGGCACGGTGGTGGCGGGCGCGATCCTCGTCGAGACCGTCTTCTCCTGGCCGGGGCTCGGCGGGCTCTTCTACTCCGCGCTGAGCGTGCCCGACCTGCCGCTCGTCCAGGGTCTGTTCTTCGTGTTCGCCGCCGCGGTGATCCTCATGAACACCCTGGCCGACGTGATCTATCCGCTGCTCGACCCCAGGGTGGGCCGATGA
- a CDS encoding ABC transporter substrate-binding protein, with translation MDTQDQHGRVRSHTPAKAPPRSTSRTRDPRRARILLASAAAAFTLTAGLATPLNPAPQQAEAKADGGKKVLTVAVAQSVDSLSPFLAQRLLSTSIHRLTYEYLTNYDAKNNKAIDGFATDWKPSADKLTWTYTIRDDSKWSDGKKATAEDAAWTFNKVMSKEGTATSNSNFVTNFKKVTAPSPTKLVIELKEPQATMAALDVPIVPKHVWEKVDDISKFNNDKDFPVVGNGPFILTDYKVDQYVKLKANKDFWRGAPKFDELVFKTYKDQDAAVSALRKGEVSFVAGQPALTPAQAASLKKEENVKVNEGPGRRFFAIATNPGAKTLDGKKFGNGHPALLDQKVRQALFLSVDRKALVDKVFQGQAVEGAGYIPPRFSDYAWKPSADQELTYDPKKAAQLLDDAGYKKNGDGKRVGKDGKPLDLRILCHATDPNDKAVGKYLKEWWGDLGIGLKVDCLDDVSVPWYAGEYDLAFDGWSVNPDPDFVLGIHTCAALPKKAKESAATDNFICNKKYDDLYAKQLADYDPAKRAETVKEMQSWLYDSGYMNVLAYPNAVEAYRTDQIKSITTMPTAAGNIYGQDGYWSWWSAVPADGKSSSKDGSSTGVIIGIAAAAVVLVGGGVLFALRRRSTAEDRE, from the coding sequence ATGGACACACAAGATCAGCACGGCAGAGTACGGTCCCACACCCCGGCGAAGGCGCCACCACGGAGCACGAGCCGCACCCGCGACCCCCGCAGGGCCCGCATCCTCCTTGCCTCCGCAGCCGCCGCCTTCACCCTCACCGCAGGCCTCGCGACGCCGCTCAACCCGGCGCCCCAGCAGGCCGAGGCCAAGGCCGACGGCGGGAAGAAGGTCCTCACCGTCGCCGTGGCGCAGAGCGTCGACTCGCTCAGCCCCTTCCTCGCGCAGCGGCTGCTCAGCACCAGCATCCACCGCCTCACGTACGAGTACCTGACGAACTACGACGCGAAGAACAACAAGGCGATCGACGGCTTCGCCACCGACTGGAAGCCCTCCGCCGACAAGCTGACCTGGACGTACACCATCCGGGACGACTCCAAGTGGTCGGACGGCAAGAAGGCGACCGCCGAGGACGCCGCGTGGACGTTCAACAAGGTGATGTCCAAGGAGGGCACCGCCACCTCGAACTCCAACTTCGTCACCAACTTCAAGAAGGTGACCGCGCCCAGCCCCACCAAGCTGGTCATCGAGCTGAAGGAGCCGCAGGCCACGATGGCCGCGCTCGACGTACCGATCGTTCCCAAGCACGTCTGGGAGAAGGTCGACGACATCTCGAAGTTCAACAACGACAAGGACTTCCCCGTCGTCGGCAACGGCCCGTTCATCCTGACGGACTACAAGGTCGACCAGTACGTGAAGCTCAAGGCCAACAAGGACTTCTGGCGCGGCGCGCCCAAGTTCGACGAGCTGGTCTTCAAGACGTACAAGGACCAGGACGCGGCCGTCTCCGCCCTCAGGAAGGGCGAGGTTTCGTTCGTCGCCGGACAGCCCGCGCTCACTCCCGCGCAGGCCGCCTCCCTCAAGAAGGAAGAGAACGTCAAGGTCAACGAGGGGCCCGGACGTCGCTTCTTCGCCATCGCCACCAATCCGGGCGCCAAGACCCTGGACGGCAAGAAGTTCGGCAACGGCCATCCGGCCCTCCTCGACCAGAAGGTCCGTCAGGCGCTCTTCCTCTCCGTCGACCGCAAGGCGCTCGTCGACAAGGTGTTCCAGGGGCAGGCCGTCGAGGGCGCGGGCTACATTCCGCCGCGTTTCTCCGACTACGCCTGGAAGCCCTCGGCCGACCAGGAACTGACGTACGACCCGAAGAAGGCGGCCCAGCTCCTCGACGACGCGGGCTACAAGAAGAACGGCGACGGCAAGCGCGTCGGCAAGGACGGCAAGCCGCTCGACCTGCGCATCCTCTGTCACGCCACGGACCCGAACGACAAGGCCGTGGGCAAGTATCTGAAGGAGTGGTGGGGGGATCTCGGCATCGGGCTCAAGGTCGACTGTCTCGACGACGTCTCCGTGCCCTGGTACGCGGGTGAGTACGACCTCGCTTTCGACGGCTGGTCCGTCAACCCCGACCCGGACTTCGTGCTCGGCATCCACACCTGTGCCGCGCTCCCGAAGAAGGCCAAGGAGAGCGCCGCCACCGACAACTTCATCTGCAACAAGAAGTACGACGACCTCTACGCGAAGCAGCTGGCCGACTACGACCCGGCCAAGCGCGCCGAGACCGTCAAGGAAATGCAGTCCTGGCTCTACGACTCCGGGTACATGAACGTGCTCGCGTACCCGAACGCCGTCGAGGCCTACCGCACGGACCAGATCAAGTCCATCACCACCATGCCGACGGCCGCGGGCAACATCTACGGCCAGGACGGATATTGGAGCTGGTGGTCCGCCGTCCCCGCGGATGGGAAGAGTTCCTCCAAGGATGGAAGCTCGACCGGTGTCATCATCGGTATCGCCGCCGCCGCGGTGGTGCTCGTCGGCGGTGGAGTCCTGTTCGCCCTGCGCCGCCGTTCGACCGCAGAGGACCGCGAGTAA
- the eccE gene encoding type VII secretion protein EccE, whose protein sequence is MASAARTGARGPSGSGAQGQVAPVGTGASPRQGAVTFHLRARSAQFGSFRLQRLVLIEVAAALLLAAWVVDPLALVPTAVVAVVLVLLAVMRRRGRAWHEWLGTVQALRARKRRAANAPIPPGTEPAFAPAVECDPALRTYAYGDRDRRQVGMVGDGTFVTAVLQVESDATALRAERGRQPLPVGLVRDALEVDGIRLESAQIVQHTQPAPALHLPQQSVAVSNYAPLQAQTGAPAVRITWVALKLDPELCPEAVAARGGGFVGAQKCVVRAMDQLASRLTGAGFRATALTEEQLAAAIATSAGANPLVTAEAGRTELPERRTEESARAWRCDNRRHTTYWVRRWPQLGNAGGPSLPQLVALLTAVPTLATTFSLTLRHGERQEVSLCGHVRVTGRSDAELETARRALEQGAWQVGTGLVRLDREQLPGMLATLPLGGTR, encoded by the coding sequence ATGGCTTCCGCAGCGCGGACCGGGGCTCGGGGACCGTCAGGGTCCGGGGCTCAGGGGCAGGTAGCGCCCGTTGGGACGGGTGCGTCGCCGCGCCAAGGGGCTGTCACGTTCCATCTTCGGGCGCGTTCTGCGCAGTTCGGATCGTTTCGCTTGCAACGACTTGTGCTGATCGAGGTGGCCGCAGCCCTTCTGCTGGCCGCCTGGGTGGTGGATCCGCTGGCCCTCGTGCCGACCGCTGTCGTCGCGGTGGTGCTGGTGCTGCTCGCCGTCATGCGTCGTCGTGGGCGCGCTTGGCACGAATGGCTGGGCACCGTTCAGGCGTTGCGGGCACGCAAGCGCCGGGCGGCGAATGCTCCAATACCGCCGGGTACGGAACCTGCGTTCGCCCCGGCCGTCGAGTGCGACCCGGCCTTGCGCACGTATGCCTACGGAGACCGGGACCGGCGGCAGGTCGGGATGGTCGGAGACGGGACGTTCGTGACCGCCGTGCTCCAAGTCGAGTCGGACGCAACCGCGTTGCGGGCCGAGCGCGGGAGGCAGCCACTGCCGGTGGGGCTCGTACGGGACGCCCTGGAGGTGGACGGGATCCGGCTCGAGTCGGCGCAGATTGTGCAGCACACTCAGCCGGCGCCCGCGTTGCATCTCCCTCAGCAGTCCGTAGCCGTCAGCAACTACGCGCCCCTTCAGGCCCAGACCGGAGCACCCGCCGTACGGATTACATGGGTTGCCCTGAAACTGGATCCTGAGCTCTGCCCCGAAGCCGTGGCGGCGCGTGGAGGCGGGTTCGTGGGGGCTCAGAAGTGCGTGGTGCGGGCCATGGACCAGCTGGCAAGTCGGCTCACGGGGGCCGGTTTCCGGGCTACAGCGCTGACCGAGGAACAGTTGGCTGCCGCCATCGCCACTTCGGCCGGCGCCAATCCGCTGGTCACAGCGGAGGCCGGGCGGACCGAGTTGCCGGAGCGCAGGACAGAGGAGTCCGCACGCGCGTGGCGCTGCGACAACCGCCGTCACACCACCTACTGGGTCCGGCGCTGGCCACAGTTGGGGAACGCGGGCGGCCCGTCGCTGCCGCAGCTCGTCGCGCTGCTCACCGCCGTCCCGACGCTGGCCACGACGTTCAGCCTCACCCTGCGCCACGGCGAGCGACAGGAAGTGTCGCTGTGCGGGCATGTGCGGGTGACCGGCCGCAGCGATGCCGAACTCGAAACCGCTCGGCGGGCGTTGGAGCAAGGAGCCTGGCAGGTCGGTACAGGACTGGTCCGCCTCGATCGCGAGCAGCTGCCCGGGATGCTTGCCACTCTGCCGCTCGGGGGGACCCGCTGA
- a CDS encoding SCO5717 family growth-regulating ATPase, with protein MNSDRDEIRGGWDSPVDDQSDAESAAETTGEFTIDYAPPAWYTQNASGSAGETPSAPSAAAEPPAASAPATASAPPAASTPSAAPVPPVGPPVAVPKLPVGSGFQAQPAAPSSEGVSPSGGAADWSGAVAGVASSVHVTGVVPKPEPETAPEPVAPAEDESVSEDLGSGDLESGATMRFSAVALKREIEERAAAAEADEAPAASADVTSEDVEVEGDAGDVGDGGDLEGQEEAPAEETPSEDESSSEGESSSVVEPVADLGDRGGDEDSDEDPVSESVPASLDLDVDGAGDSDDSGALVGVGGLDDVDGLDGSAEINDAVPEDAGPQDAAPEGTAPQDAVPAAPVDDVQDSVPPSWTPPPAPHGGLPPLPPAFQPAAPTSAPQWPVPAQAESPAPEPVQPQVPQQAAPAPAPVQPQAPQPAPHAWPAPTGPVAPVPTAHAPAADAPVPPSGYGFPQAGAPVPAPGPAPGPAPGPAPAPTPAPVSQAPAPAPAPAPAADAPVPPAGYGFPQAAAQAPAPAPAPAPAPVAPAQQGSYGFPQQGAPVPPSGYGFPQQGAPVPAANPNSPAPQGSYGFPQPPAPQAQQPLPPAGAQPQPQPAAPANPNPTPNLPAPQAAAQPPAPVQPQAQQPLPAQQQSQAPQPGQQQPQPPIDPRTGAAWPQAVQHDQRERTNPGAPLGYTAAVELSSDRLLRNTKPKAKSSRPASGGSRFKLGGKKEEAERQRKLELIRTPVLSCYRIAVISLKGGVGKTTTTTALGSTLATERQDKILAIDANPDAGTLGRRVRRETGATIRDLVQAIPYLNSYMDIRRFTSQAASGLEIIANDVDPAVSTTFNDEDYRRAIDVLGKQYPIILTDSGTGLLYSAMRGVLDLADQLIIISTPSVDGASSASTTLDWLSAHGYADLVSRSLTVISGVRETGKMIKVDDIVSHFETRCRGVVVIPFDEHLAAGAEVDLDMMRPKVREAYFNLSAMVAEDFVRAQQQQGLWTSDGNPPPTVAPPMPGQGQGQGGYPVPGQQAYGGQAPQPQQPYAPQQPQPQPQQQPVQPQPPAQQQPYPQPGAPQGWQNAAPPQGPGQPYQAQPQPGQLPPAQPQGGQAPQPQPQPGQPYQPGAPFQPGQPVPPGGLPGGQPQAPDAPQPPQQ; from the coding sequence GTGAACAGCGATCGGGACGAGATCCGCGGGGGCTGGGACTCACCCGTCGATGATCAGTCCGACGCGGAGTCCGCTGCCGAGACGACGGGCGAGTTCACCATCGACTACGCCCCGCCCGCCTGGTATACGCAGAATGCGTCCGGCAGCGCGGGGGAGACTCCGTCGGCGCCGTCGGCCGCTGCTGAGCCTCCGGCTGCTTCCGCTCCGGCGACTGCTTCCGCCCCGCCGGCCGCTTCCACTCCGTCGGCTGCTCCGGTTCCGCCCGTCGGGCCGCCTGTTGCTGTGCCGAAGCTGCCTGTGGGGAGCGGGTTCCAGGCGCAGCCGGCTGCACCTTCTTCTGAAGGTGTTTCGCCCTCGGGGGGTGCCGCCGACTGGAGTGGTGCCGTTGCCGGTGTGGCCTCTTCCGTGCATGTGACTGGGGTCGTTCCGAAGCCTGAGCCCGAGACTGCGCCTGAGCCTGTGGCCCCGGCCGAGGATGAGTCCGTTTCCGAGGACCTTGGCAGTGGCGATCTTGAGAGTGGCGCCACCATGCGGTTCTCTGCTGTCGCCCTGAAGCGGGAGATCGAGGAGCGGGCCGCCGCCGCGGAGGCGGATGAGGCCCCCGCCGCGTCCGCTGACGTGACCTCCGAGGACGTTGAGGTTGAGGGGGATGCGGGTGACGTAGGTGATGGCGGCGACCTTGAGGGGCAGGAGGAGGCTCCTGCGGAGGAGACGCCCTCCGAGGATGAGTCTTCTTCTGAGGGTGAGTCCTCTTCTGTCGTCGAGCCCGTTGCGGATCTCGGTGACCGTGGTGGCGATGAGGACAGCGATGAGGACCCGGTGTCCGAATCTGTTCCAGCCTCCCTTGACCTTGATGTTGATGGGGCCGGCGACAGTGACGATTCCGGTGCCCTCGTAGGTGTCGGGGGGCTCGATGACGTTGACGGGCTCGACGGCTCCGCCGAGATCAACGATGCCGTTCCGGAGGATGCCGGTCCGCAGGATGCCGCTCCTGAGGGCACCGCCCCTCAGGACGCCGTGCCCGCCGCACCCGTCGACGACGTCCAGGACTCGGTGCCGCCCTCCTGGACTCCCCCGCCCGCCCCGCACGGTGGGCTGCCGCCGCTGCCGCCCGCCTTCCAGCCTGCCGCGCCTACTTCCGCGCCCCAGTGGCCGGTTCCCGCGCAGGCCGAGTCGCCCGCTCCCGAGCCGGTGCAGCCGCAGGTTCCGCAGCAGGCCGCGCCGGCCCCCGCGCCTGTTCAGCCGCAGGCTCCGCAGCCCGCGCCGCACGCTTGGCCCGCGCCCACCGGGCCCGTGGCTCCCGTGCCGACCGCGCACGCTCCGGCCGCCGATGCTCCTGTGCCGCCGAGTGGGTATGGGTTCCCGCAGGCCGGTGCGCCAGTTCCTGCTCCGGGTCCTGCTCCGGGTCCTGCTCCGGGTCCTGCTCCTGCTCCTACTCCTGCTCCGGTTTCGCAGGCGCCTGCTCCGGCTCCCGCGCCCGCACCTGCCGCCGATGCACCCGTGCCGCCTGCCGGGTACGGCTTCCCGCAAGCGGCGGCCCAGGCCCCGGCCCCCGCGCCTGCCCCGGCTCCCGCGCCCGTCGCCCCTGCTCAGCAGGGCAGTTACGGATTCCCGCAGCAGGGCGCTCCCGTTCCGCCGAGCGGCTACGGGTTCCCGCAGCAGGGTGCCCCCGTTCCCGCCGCCAACCCCAACTCCCCTGCCCCACAGGGAAGTTACGGGTTCCCGCAGCCGCCCGCGCCGCAGGCACAGCAGCCGCTGCCGCCCGCCGGCGCACAGCCGCAGCCGCAGCCCGCCGCCCCGGCCAACCCGAACCCCACCCCCAACCTGCCCGCACCGCAGGCAGCGGCTCAGCCCCCGGCCCCCGTACAGCCGCAGGCACAGCAGCCCCTTCCGGCCCAGCAGCAGTCCCAGGCCCCGCAGCCCGGCCAGCAGCAGCCGCAGCCGCCCATCGACCCCCGTACCGGTGCCGCCTGGCCGCAGGCCGTGCAGCACGATCAGCGGGAGCGCACCAACCCCGGCGCGCCCCTCGGGTACACGGCCGCCGTCGAGCTCTCCTCCGACCGGCTGCTGCGCAACACCAAGCCGAAGGCGAAGAGCAGCCGGCCCGCGTCCGGCGGTTCGCGGTTCAAGCTCGGCGGCAAGAAGGAAGAGGCCGAGCGGCAGCGGAAGTTGGAGCTGATCCGGACCCCGGTGCTGTCCTGCTACCGCATCGCCGTCATCAGCCTCAAGGGCGGCGTCGGCAAGACGACCACCACCACCGCGCTGGGTTCCACGCTCGCCACCGAGCGGCAGGACAAGATCCTCGCGATCGACGCCAACCCCGACGCCGGTACGCTCGGGCGCCGCGTCCGGCGCGAGACCGGGGCCACCATCCGTGACCTCGTCCAGGCGATCCCGTACCTCAACTCGTACATGGACATCCGGCGGTTCACCTCGCAGGCCGCGTCCGGGCTCGAGATCATCGCCAATGACGTCGACCCGGCCGTGTCCACCACCTTCAACGACGAGGACTATCGGCGCGCCATCGACGTACTGGGGAAGCAGTACCCGATCATCCTGACCGACTCGGGCACCGGGCTGCTCTACAGCGCCATGCGGGGAGTTCTCGACCTCGCCGACCAGCTCATCATCATCTCGACTCCGTCCGTGGACGGGGCCAGCAGCGCGTCCACGACGCTGGACTGGCTGTCGGCCCATGGGTACGCCGATCTGGTGTCGCGGTCCCTCACCGTCATCTCCGGAGTGCGCGAGACCGGAAAGATGATCAAGGTCGATGACATCGTGTCGCACTTCGAGACGCGGTGCCGGGGCGTTGTCGTCATTCCGTTCGACGAGCATCTCGCCGCCGGCGCCGAGGTCGATCTCGACATGATGCGGCCGAAGGTGCGGGAGGCGTACTTCAATCTCTCGGCGATGGTGGCCGAGGACTTTGTGCGGGCTCAGCAGCAGCAGGGGCTGTGGACCTCGGACGGGAATCCGCCGCCGACCGTGGCTCCGCCGATGCCAGGGCAGGGGCAGGGTCAGGGGGGTTACCCCGTGCCGGGGCAGCAGGCTTATGGGGGGCAGGCTCCTCAGCCGCAGCAGCCGTACGCTCCGCAACAGCCTCAGCCGCAGCCGCAGCAGCAGCCGGTGCAGCCTCAGCCGCCGGCGCAACAGCAGCCGTACCCGCAGCCGGGCGCCCCGCAGGGGTGGCAGAACGCGGCTCCGCCGCAGGGGCCGGGGCAGCCGTACCAGGCTCAGCCTCAGCCGGGCCAGCTGCCTCCCGCCCAGCCTCAGGGCGGGCAGGCGCCGCAGCCGCAGCCGCAGCCGGGTCAGCCGTACCAGCCCGGGGCCCCGTTCCAGCCGGGCCAGCCCGTGCCGCCTGGCGGCCTGCCGGGTGGCCAGCCTCAGGCCCCAGACGCGCCGCAGCCTCCCCAGCAGTAG
- a CDS encoding ABC transporter ATP-binding protein: protein MAETKVADQRLLDVRNLEVTYASGAAAVRGVNLTVDAGQKLGVAGESGCGKSTLALALLRLLPAGTKVTGEVLLDGEDVLTMKWGQVRAVRWAGASVVFQGAMHSLNAVHRIGDQIAEPILLHKKATPAGAKKKAGELLEHVGLPAARADAYPHELSGGQRQRVMIAMALACDPRLIIADEPTTALDVMIQAQILRLIEQLVAEQDLGLIMISHDLAVLSDTCDRLAVMYAGRVVEEGPASEVYENAQHPYGKALSAAFPRIGDTASRFAPRGLPGDPPDPSSLPTGCTFHPRCAVALDSCDTEDQVLRDAGPRHRAACVHAGSQLPAQPTSAPATAERTP from the coding sequence GTGGCAGAGACCAAGGTGGCGGATCAGCGCCTCCTCGACGTAAGAAATCTCGAAGTGACGTACGCGTCCGGGGCCGCCGCCGTGCGCGGTGTGAACCTCACGGTCGACGCGGGCCAGAAGCTCGGCGTCGCGGGCGAGTCCGGATGCGGCAAGTCCACGCTCGCGCTCGCCCTGCTGCGGCTGCTGCCCGCGGGGACGAAGGTGACCGGCGAGGTGCTGCTCGACGGCGAGGACGTCCTCACCATGAAGTGGGGCCAGGTTCGCGCGGTCCGCTGGGCGGGCGCATCGGTCGTCTTCCAGGGCGCGATGCACTCCCTCAACGCCGTGCACCGCATCGGCGACCAGATCGCCGAGCCGATCCTGCTGCACAAGAAGGCGACCCCGGCGGGCGCGAAGAAGAAGGCCGGGGAGCTGCTCGAGCACGTGGGTCTGCCGGCCGCCCGCGCGGACGCCTATCCGCACGAGTTGTCGGGCGGCCAGCGGCAGCGCGTGATGATCGCGATGGCGCTCGCCTGCGACCCTCGGCTGATCATCGCCGACGAGCCGACGACGGCCCTCGATGTGATGATCCAGGCTCAGATCCTGCGCCTGATCGAGCAGTTGGTGGCCGAGCAGGACCTCGGCCTGATCATGATCAGCCATGACCTCGCGGTGCTCTCCGACACCTGCGACCGGCTCGCGGTGATGTACGCGGGCCGCGTCGTCGAGGAGGGCCCGGCCTCCGAGGTCTACGAGAACGCCCAGCACCCGTACGGAAAGGCCCTCTCGGCGGCCTTCCCGCGCATCGGCGACACGGCGTCGCGCTTCGCGCCGCGCGGCCTGCCCGGCGACCCGCCGGACCCGTCGTCGCTCCCCACGGGCTGTACGTTCCACCCGCGCTGCGCGGTCGCCCTGGACTCCTGCGACACGGAGGACCAGGTGCTGCGGGACGCGGGTCCCCGGCACCGGGCGGCCTGCGTACACGCGGGTTCCCAGCTCCCGGCGCAGCCGACATCGGCGCCGGCGACGGCGGAGCGTACACCGTGA
- a CDS encoding ABC transporter permease, whose product MTTDATKTDVPVAKSPRALAWTRRRHSAARFWREYRTHRAGLFGLAALVVFALVAVFAPLLVGSDAQSVTDAPGKPMESPSGEFPLGTDQFGRDLLGLLVWGARISLTVGLLAAVLSVAIGTIVGITAGHFKGWYATVIMRVTDWFLVMPTLVLAIALASVMSKSIWTIILAIGVTTWPTTARLVRAQTLAVESRPYIERAQALGGGHGHVMGRHVLPNVMPLVLAQTTLVISNAILTEATLAFLGLGDPTVVSWGGLLQDAREAGAVSAGDWWYLAPPGLAIAVVALAFTLCGRAVESVLNPRLGVSR is encoded by the coding sequence ATGACGACCGATGCAACGAAGACCGACGTCCCTGTCGCCAAGAGCCCGCGGGCGCTCGCGTGGACCCGCAGACGCCACTCCGCCGCCCGCTTCTGGCGCGAGTACCGCACCCACCGGGCCGGTCTTTTCGGCCTGGCCGCACTCGTCGTGTTCGCGCTCGTCGCCGTCTTCGCGCCGCTGCTCGTCGGCTCGGACGCGCAGAGCGTGACCGACGCGCCGGGCAAACCCATGGAGTCGCCGAGCGGCGAATTCCCCCTGGGCACCGACCAGTTCGGGCGCGATCTGCTCGGGCTTCTGGTGTGGGGCGCGCGGATCTCGCTCACCGTCGGGCTGCTCGCCGCCGTGCTCTCGGTGGCCATCGGCACGATCGTGGGGATCACCGCGGGGCACTTCAAGGGCTGGTACGCCACCGTGATCATGCGCGTCACGGACTGGTTCCTGGTGATGCCGACGCTGGTGCTCGCCATCGCGCTCGCCTCGGTGATGTCCAAGTCCATCTGGACGATCATCCTGGCGATCGGCGTGACGACCTGGCCGACGACCGCGCGTCTGGTCCGCGCCCAGACCCTGGCCGTGGAGTCGCGCCCGTACATCGAACGCGCCCAGGCGCTCGGCGGCGGCCACGGCCATGTCATGGGCCGGCACGTGCTGCCCAACGTCATGCCGCTCGTCCTCGCGCAGACCACCCTCGTCATCTCCAACGCGATCCTCACCGAGGCCACCCTGGCCTTCCTCGGCCTCGGCGATCCGACGGTCGTCTCCTGGGGCGGCCTGCTCCAGGACGCGCGCGAGGCGGGCGCGGTCAGCGCGGGCGACTGGTGGTATCTGGCCCCGCCCGGCCTGGCCATCGCCGTCGTGGCGCTGGCGTTCACGCTGTGCGGGCGCGCCGTGGAGTCCGTGCTCAACCCCAGGCTGGGGGTCTCCCGTTGA